A stretch of the Bacteroidota bacterium genome encodes the following:
- a CDS encoding T9SS type A sorting domain-containing protein, with translation MSSQTWAPQVTGVSSNFSAVNFLDNQVGFLSGSSGVIYKTIDAGANWMLLSSGTGADLADGFFLSATTGWVVGQNGLIMKTVDGGNTWNTQPSGTTAALKLVFFKDSQHGWAGGENGTIARTTNGGTTWHLQPSPTNATITSGFFPTLMENYLTCDNGVMLRSLDGGVSWQPQFMNYPYNLRSVFFLSSAMGWAVGANGLLKKTHDGGHVWYIHDVGTTQQLNAVFFVNADTGWIAGDGGLIKMSTNGGQSWFSQASGTTNNLRSLYFCDSHHGYAAGDNNTILEYSLIHAVPVQLANFTAAVVANNTVRLNWTTISEINNYGFEVERAPEVPQGFVTLPGSFIPGHGTTNEPRHYTYTDNTAPNGRLYYRLKQMDLDGTVHYSDPVSVDVLTSVGEPSHPVAYVLKQNYPNPFNPSTTIEFEIPASGLVTLNVYDVLGREVSSLVGEYMSAGRYAKSFSAGGLASGVYWYKLSAGNFSETKKLILSK, from the coding sequence GTGAGTTCTCAGACTTGGGCTCCGCAGGTAACCGGCGTTTCCTCGAATTTTTCGGCCGTGAATTTTTTGGATAACCAAGTTGGTTTTCTCAGTGGTTCTTCCGGCGTCATCTACAAGACAATTGATGCGGGCGCGAATTGGATGCTGCTATCGTCGGGAACCGGAGCAGATCTTGCTGATGGATTTTTCCTGAGTGCAACAACAGGTTGGGTAGTGGGCCAGAACGGACTCATCATGAAGACCGTCGACGGGGGAAACACATGGAATACGCAACCGAGCGGCACAACGGCCGCGTTGAAGCTCGTGTTTTTCAAAGACAGCCAACATGGCTGGGCTGGCGGTGAAAACGGAACGATTGCGAGAACAACAAATGGCGGCACAACTTGGCACTTGCAGCCATCGCCAACCAATGCAACGATCACAAGCGGGTTCTTCCCGACTCTCATGGAGAATTACCTCACTTGTGATAACGGTGTCATGCTACGTTCATTGGATGGCGGCGTTAGCTGGCAACCGCAATTCATGAACTACCCCTACAATTTAAGATCAGTGTTCTTCCTGTCTTCGGCCATGGGATGGGCAGTGGGCGCGAATGGTCTTCTGAAGAAAACTCATGATGGCGGCCATGTGTGGTACATCCACGATGTTGGAACAACACAGCAACTGAACGCTGTGTTCTTCGTCAATGCTGATACAGGCTGGATTGCCGGAGACGGAGGGCTCATCAAGATGTCGACAAACGGCGGGCAATCGTGGTTCTCACAGGCTTCGGGCACGACAAATAATCTCCGTTCGTTGTACTTCTGCGACAGTCATCATGGTTATGCGGCCGGCGATAACAACACGATTCTCGAATACTCTCTTATTCACGCTGTTCCTGTACAGCTTGCGAATTTCACTGCCGCCGTTGTAGCGAACAATACTGTCAGACTGAACTGGACGACAATCAGTGAAATCAACAACTACGGCTTTGAAGTTGAGCGCGCACCCGAAGTGCCGCAGGGCTTCGTAACGTTGCCGGGAAGTTTCATTCCGGGCCACGGAACCACGAACGAGCCGCGCCATTATACCTACACGGACAATACCGCTCCCAACGGTCGCCTGTACTACAGGCTGAAGCAAATGGATCTTGATGGCACAGTCCATTATTCCGATCCTGTTTCGGTGGATGTACTGACGAGTGTGGGCGAACCTTCTCATCCGGTCGCGTATGTTCTGAAGCAGAACTATCCCAACCCGTTCAACCCTTCAACAACTATTGAGTTTGAGATCCCGGCCTCGGGCCTTGTTACGTTGAATGTGTATGATGTTCTGGGTCGTGAGGTGTCATCGCTGGTCGGTGAGTACATGAGTGCTGGCAGATATGCGAAAAGCTTCTCTGCAGGCGGATTGGCAAGCGGCGTCTATTGGTACAAACTGTCAGCCGGCAATTTCTCAGAAACAAAGAAACTTATCCTCTCGAAGTAA
- a CDS encoding HAMP domain-containing protein → MQITHTIAFRLFLIIVSAQTIVLGVLTYAAVSIQHSQLMEHVELSAQRVSDIIARSTRHSMLLNRKEDVQHIVSAVGGEPGIEGIRIYNKAGEVIFATTLPDIHTVVDLNAEACVSCHPNQQLQTPHPPQEKLSRLFTNPNGQRVLGFITPISNERQCSDADCHAHPANKTILGVLDVKMSLTQVDQRLEANKKNFLLLSLGAALIVALASGGFIWLVIKRPVQKLVTGMQMVSSGNLEHRLAPRSQDEFGLLATTFNKMSEDLERASDELTSWSNTLELKVKEKTADLEKAHRQLMRVEKLASLGNLSSSVAHELNNPLEGILTFSKLLIKRIRKSALSEDEKKNYCDELQLMADEAQRCGNIVKNLLVFARQSSVSIQTAHLSHVIERCVLLMSHHAKMRGVSLSKDEMRGDDTVECDANQLQQAVLALIGNAVEAITSAHPDENSEGKVEISLDGRHPDQVLIRVRDNGIGMSDEVKAHIFEPFFTTKSEGKGVGLGLSILYGIIQRHHGNVEVESETGKGTIFTLILPRKQPTKNREERTTPIEGVGHG, encoded by the coding sequence ATGCAAATCACTCACACGATAGCGTTCCGGCTCTTTCTCATAATCGTCTCGGCTCAGACAATCGTCCTGGGCGTGTTGACGTACGCCGCGGTCAGCATTCAACATTCACAACTGATGGAGCATGTTGAGCTCAGCGCGCAACGGGTCAGCGATATCATAGCACGCTCAACGCGCCACAGCATGTTGCTGAACAGAAAAGAAGATGTTCAACATATCGTTTCGGCTGTGGGCGGGGAGCCGGGTATCGAGGGAATACGGATCTACAACAAAGCAGGCGAAGTGATTTTTGCCACGACGCTTCCGGATATTCATACCGTGGTTGACTTGAATGCGGAGGCATGTGTCAGTTGCCATCCGAACCAGCAGTTGCAGACTCCGCATCCGCCACAAGAAAAACTCTCACGCCTCTTCACAAACCCGAACGGACAGCGGGTACTCGGATTCATCACACCGATCAGCAACGAGAGACAATGCTCGGATGCGGATTGTCATGCTCATCCTGCAAACAAAACCATTCTCGGTGTGTTGGATGTGAAGATGTCGCTGACGCAGGTGGATCAAAGGCTTGAGGCAAATAAGAAAAATTTTCTCTTGTTGAGTCTTGGCGCCGCGTTGATTGTAGCCCTCGCCTCCGGAGGCTTCATCTGGCTCGTCATCAAGAGACCCGTCCAGAAGCTCGTTACCGGTATGCAGATGGTATCATCCGGCAACCTCGAACATCGCCTTGCTCCGCGTTCGCAAGATGAATTCGGGTTGCTGGCAACGACCTTCAACAAGATGTCGGAAGACCTTGAACGGGCGAGCGACGAGCTGACGTCGTGGTCGAACACGCTCGAATTAAAGGTGAAGGAGAAGACTGCCGACCTTGAGAAAGCCCACCGGCAACTGATGCGAGTCGAGAAGCTTGCGTCGCTGGGTAATCTCTCGTCGAGTGTGGCGCACGAACTGAACAATCCCCTTGAAGGCATTCTGACGTTCTCGAAGCTTCTCATCAAGAGAATCAGGAAATCGGCTCTTTCCGAAGATGAAAAGAAAAACTACTGCGATGAGTTGCAGCTCATGGCCGACGAAGCACAACGATGCGGCAATATCGTCAAGAACTTGCTGGTATTTGCCCGGCAGTCGAGCGTGTCGATACAAACGGCTCATCTGTCACACGTTATCGAGCGATGTGTTCTGCTCATGTCGCATCATGCGAAGATGCGGGGGGTTTCGTTGAGCAAGGATGAGATGAGGGGCGATGACACCGTTGAATGCGACGCAAATCAACTTCAGCAGGCAGTGCTTGCCCTGATTGGCAACGCGGTTGAAGCAATCACAAGCGCTCACCCTGATGAGAATTCGGAAGGCAAAGTGGAAATCAGCCTCGACGGCCGGCATCCCGATCAGGTTCTCATACGGGTGCGTGACAACGGAATCGGGATGAGTGACGAAGTCAAGGCACATATTTTTGAACCGTTCTTCACAACAAAATCGGAAGGCAAGGGCGTGGGGCTGGGGCTCTCGATTCTGTACGGGATCATCCAGCGTCACCACGGGAATGTGGAAGTGGAATCGGAAACCGGAAAAGGAACCATCTTTACCCTGATTCTGCCGCGGAAGCAACCGACCAAAAATCGGGAAGAACGAACAACACCAATCGAAGGAGTTGGTCATGGATAA
- a CDS encoding T9SS type A sorting domain-containing protein: MRFTILLSLIFLSVSSFAQTFQDFITRVTSAPEGQRTALVDSFMNAVGNFPLIEGTTTVHFVYRGSASSVTVPGDANNWTISALPMTRLSTTDLWYRSETYEPDARLDYKFVLNGGTWILDPRNPFTVSGGFGPNSELRMPHYVPAPEIVYYSSIPHGMLRDTTFFSTNLNNSRTIRIYTPPGYDTSSDSFCVMMFHDGLEYVTLAQANNVLDYLINHNRIKPIIGVFVPPVNRTPEYAGNQMAAFSSFIVNELMPYIDARYRTRRLPESRATLGASNGGNIALWLGLNHSNVFGNVAAQSSNIISSISSGFQNNPRLDLKLYLDLGTYDIPQLIPLVRNFIPILQSRGYLYQYNEYHEGHSWGNWRAHIDNALEMFFPAAPVAVSETDPLPSGLALFQNYPNPFNPGTVISYRLSAISRATLKVYDVLGNEVATLVDEVKGPGEHSVHFSPNGLASGMYFYRLTAGAHSITKKLVLQK, translated from the coding sequence ATGAGATTTACCATTCTACTAAGCCTGATATTTTTGTCCGTATCATCATTTGCCCAGACGTTTCAGGACTTTATCACTCGAGTCACTTCAGCCCCTGAAGGTCAACGCACGGCACTTGTTGACAGCTTCATGAATGCAGTAGGAAATTTCCCCCTGATCGAAGGCACAACAACCGTGCATTTTGTGTATCGCGGATCGGCGAGTTCCGTCACGGTGCCGGGTGATGCCAACAACTGGACAATTTCCGCTTTGCCGATGACGAGACTATCCACAACAGACCTGTGGTACCGGTCGGAAACGTATGAACCCGATGCACGACTTGATTACAAGTTCGTCCTTAACGGTGGCACGTGGATTCTCGATCCCAGAAATCCGTTTACGGTATCGGGCGGGTTCGGACCAAACTCCGAGTTGCGCATGCCGCATTATGTTCCGGCGCCGGAAATCGTTTACTATTCCAGCATCCCGCACGGAATGTTGCGCGATACAACATTCTTCTCCACCAATCTTAACAACTCGCGAACAATCCGCATTTACACGCCGCCCGGATATGACACATCTTCCGACAGCTTCTGCGTAATGATGTTTCATGACGGGCTTGAATACGTGACGCTCGCTCAGGCAAACAACGTTCTCGACTATCTCATTAATCACAATCGGATCAAGCCGATCATCGGCGTTTTTGTGCCGCCGGTAAACCGTACTCCCGAGTACGCGGGCAATCAGATGGCCGCATTCTCGTCCTTCATCGTAAACGAGTTGATGCCATACATTGATGCGCGCTACAGAACGCGACGCCTGCCGGAAAGCAGAGCAACACTCGGGGCATCGAACGGAGGAAACATAGCGTTGTGGCTCGGGCTGAATCACTCCAACGTATTCGGCAACGTTGCGGCACAATCGAGCAACATCATCTCATCCATCTCCTCGGGATTTCAGAACAATCCAAGATTGGATTTGAAACTCTACCTCGATCTCGGCACGTATGACATACCGCAACTCATTCCGCTTGTACGCAACTTCATTCCGATCCTGCAATCGAGAGGTTACCTCTACCAATACAACGAATATCATGAAGGACATAGTTGGGGAAATTGGCGGGCTCACATTGATAATGCGCTGGAGATGTTCTTTCCGGCCGCTCCGGTCGCGGTGTCGGAAACTGATCCGCTCCCGAGTGGTTTAGCACTCTTTCAGAACTACCCGAACCCTTTCAATCCGGGTACGGTAATCAGCTACCGGCTTTCAGCAATCAGCCGGGCGACACTGAAGGTGTACGATGTTCTCGGAAACGAAGTGGCAACATTGGTAGATGAAGTGAAGGGACCCGGCGAGCATTCTGTTCATTTCTCACCGAACGGTTTGGCAAGCGGCATGTACTTCTATCGGTTAACGGCGGGGGCTCATTCTATCACAAAGAAACTTGTTCTGCAAAAATAG
- a CDS encoding DUF2318 domain-containing protein, producing the protein MQCKSCGNELSGSPKFCPVCGTSIQSDEATSGSNRATDKVSVRKVGLFVVLPVVVAGILIFAWYLAPSVHTVINNQPVVTNPVTYDSNPVQMSTVPFEVEGGDLVFSLPQLIQHRLIRFEYTGGQTPRTVMAYVAPTGQLVTAISMSEHCGSTEFTIKDNKIFCARCASNWDMMTMEAYACCAKYFPDPIPSRVVGEKVLVSKTIVERWTGRL; encoded by the coding sequence ATGCAGTGTAAATCGTGTGGCAACGAGTTATCCGGCTCGCCAAAGTTCTGTCCTGTTTGTGGGACGAGCATTCAATCTGATGAAGCAACCTCCGGAAGCAACAGAGCGACAGATAAAGTATCCGTCCGCAAGGTCGGCTTGTTTGTCGTTCTGCCTGTAGTCGTGGCCGGTATTCTGATTTTTGCGTGGTATCTTGCCCCGTCTGTTCATACCGTCATCAACAATCAACCTGTTGTCACAAATCCTGTTACGTACGATTCAAATCCCGTGCAAATGTCCACAGTGCCATTTGAGGTTGAGGGAGGAGACCTTGTATTCTCACTTCCTCAACTCATTCAACACCGGCTGATACGGTTTGAGTACACGGGCGGGCAGACTCCACGCACCGTTATGGCATACGTCGCCCCGACCGGTCAACTGGTAACAGCAATCAGCATGAGTGAACATTGCGGCTCGACCGAGTTTACGATCAAAGACAACAAGATCTTCTGTGCACGATGCGCGTCGAACTGGGACATGATGACGATGGAAGCATATGCATGTTGCGCGAAGTACTTTCCCGATCCGATACCGAGCAGGGTTGTTGGAGAAAAAGTACTTGTCTCAAAGACGATTGTTGAGAGATGGACTGGAAGATTGTAA
- a CDS encoding T9SS type A sorting domain-containing protein yields MKLRLIFAASCVAGLVVFHAAAQTNVYTTLWGFYDYQTNSTCQFVRVNPVNGKIHVVYMTAYDSTNIASSRRTAYALGINNGTQWNNFNNVNVPSRQSGFPSLDLLKGPNAGLPVIVNHTSSGIGTTSSIYVDSPEGSGAFSELNQPPTIGDPGLPQPIWPDVAGLSDGSIAVAASTNATPCTLVVSVTSDFTSFSPWQGPSEYNCSGKYVIEGSDSGRVGLLYTSNSGLRLYESTVGSLTWHDTLLVPLPIVIGPDTFALWGSIDFVYYNNQPLVVMALQQTNRPPTHDGAVIGFWSRATGPKIAIPRGAVTGLVDTLNRPQSRHLSMGYPVIGMSGEYPVVGFQAFKSNISATGFNYSDVFWTFSIDNGMTWVPPMNLTFTTSLDERYPSVSRWNHAGAAMAAANLVWQEDPEPGSHIMDGAPLSRSKQVFRQAVMFWNSAGEQGRPLEFALHQNYPNPFNPGTAISYQLSAGGHVTLKVYDLLGREVAALVDEVKNAGEHSVQFNASGFSSGVYYYRLQAGNYIATKKMLLIR; encoded by the coding sequence ATGAAGCTCCGACTAATCTTTGCCGCGAGTTGTGTTGCCGGGCTGGTTGTTTTTCATGCAGCCGCACAAACCAACGTGTACACAACGTTGTGGGGATTCTACGACTATCAAACGAACAGCACGTGCCAGTTCGTACGCGTGAACCCCGTCAACGGGAAAATCCATGTGGTGTATATGACCGCGTATGATTCAACCAACATAGCATCTTCCCGAAGAACCGCGTATGCGCTCGGGATAAACAACGGAACGCAATGGAATAACTTCAACAACGTAAACGTCCCGAGTCGCCAGTCAGGATTTCCAAGTCTTGACTTGTTGAAGGGACCAAATGCCGGACTTCCCGTCATTGTCAACCACACCAGTTCCGGCATTGGAACGACATCAAGTATCTACGTCGATTCTCCCGAAGGATCAGGCGCATTCTCCGAGTTGAATCAACCGCCAACAATTGGCGACCCCGGGCTTCCTCAGCCTATCTGGCCCGATGTTGCCGGACTGTCCGACGGCTCAATCGCGGTTGCAGCAAGCACGAACGCTACTCCATGCACGCTTGTTGTCTCTGTTACTTCCGACTTCACCTCGTTCAGTCCCTGGCAAGGTCCTTCGGAGTACAATTGCAGCGGGAAGTATGTGATAGAAGGAAGTGATAGCGGACGGGTCGGATTGCTGTACACATCCAACAGCGGACTCCGCTTGTACGAATCAACAGTCGGCAGTTTGACGTGGCACGACACGCTGCTTGTTCCCTTGCCGATTGTGATCGGGCCGGACACATTTGCATTATGGGGCTCAATTGATTTCGTCTATTACAACAACCAACCTCTCGTCGTAATGGCGCTGCAGCAAACCAATCGCCCGCCAACACATGATGGCGCCGTGATCGGCTTCTGGAGCCGCGCTACGGGGCCGAAGATTGCGATCCCTCGTGGTGCAGTTACAGGACTCGTCGACACGCTCAATCGACCGCAATCGAGACACCTCTCGATGGGATATCCGGTTATTGGGATGTCGGGAGAATATCCTGTCGTCGGATTTCAAGCATTCAAGTCCAACATCTCAGCGACGGGATTCAACTACAGCGATGTGTTCTGGACATTTTCGATTGACAACGGAATGACCTGGGTTCCCCCGATGAATCTCACTTTCACGACATCGCTTGACGAACGCTACCCGAGTGTGTCACGATGGAATCACGCCGGCGCCGCAATGGCTGCAGCGAATTTGGTGTGGCAGGAAGATCCTGAGCCGGGCTCTCACATAATGGACGGGGCGCCACTATCGCGCAGCAAGCAGGTATTTCGGCAAGCCGTCATGTTTTGGAATAGCGCCGGAGAGCAGGGCCGGCCGCTTGAGTTTGCTTTGCATCAGAACTACCCCAACCCGTTTAATCCAGGTACGGCAATCAGCTATCAGCTTTCAGCGGGGGGCCATGTCACACTCAAAGTCTATGACCTGCTCGGCAGAGAGGTGGCGGCGTTGGTGGATGAGGTAAAGAATGCCGGGGAACACTCGGTTCAGTTCAATGCATCCGGTTTTTCCAGCGGTGTATATTACTACAGGCTGCAAGCCGGAAACTATATCGCCACGAAGAAAATGTTACTCATTCGTTAA
- a CDS encoding VCBS repeat-containing protein, producing MILRCDVAIKILSSILIAYVAEAAPGVLTVSPSSQSLTASRNIPITVSFNVPLDPASVNASTVSVFGRWTGVVTGLLSLEENNTRIRFTPSMLFAAGDMILVTVSKGIRDQSGANMVNGYSWLFWIQTSPGNIHLTEIGRVNIRRPGEGRIQAYGAHGCDLNKDGFSDFFVPNEITNDCRVFLNNGQGGYSSFTVHPIPNGSRPSTNDCADFNMDGNPDVAVGNSTGDSVTVFLGDGLGGFLSVSNYRAAGGIRGLSVGDLNGNGYADIVTANRSGNNIAVLLNNGDGTFAPRTLFEANGSAETACALADANGDGILDLFVGAYASSEIILLLGNGNGGFTFSSKVPAGGNGPWMIAVGDMNGDGKVDVVSANSSSNNCSIVFGDGLGGLSAAVAYPTGGFPIAIDVGDIDGDGDLDLVTSNYSGRNWSVFENTGNGILASRGTLPAVIAGSCATLHDRDNDGDLDMTGIDEEADLIFLFENSPAVPVHESPLLPPAFALLPNYPNPFNPETEITFEMSAAALVNVTVHDLRGSQVRNLLNESRPAGRYSLRWDGRSDSGIEIAGGIYLCAMTAQSMDLPAFKAATKLVLVR from the coding sequence ATGATCCTTCGATGCGATGTTGCCATCAAAATCCTTTCCTCGATACTTATTGCGTACGTTGCCGAGGCCGCTCCCGGCGTTCTGACCGTCTCACCTTCGTCACAATCACTCACAGCATCGCGCAATATTCCCATCACCGTTTCGTTTAATGTTCCGCTCGACCCGGCAAGTGTAAACGCCTCGACGGTAAGCGTGTTTGGAAGGTGGACAGGAGTTGTCACAGGCTTGCTTTCCCTCGAAGAAAACAACACACGCATTCGCTTCACGCCGTCTATGCTTTTTGCTGCCGGCGATATGATTTTGGTAACCGTTTCCAAGGGAATCAGAGATCAATCAGGTGCCAACATGGTCAACGGCTATTCCTGGCTGTTCTGGATCCAGACTTCGCCCGGCAATATCCACCTCACCGAAATCGGAAGGGTGAACATCCGTCGCCCGGGCGAAGGCCGTATTCAAGCGTACGGTGCGCATGGTTGTGATTTGAACAAGGACGGGTTTTCGGATTTCTTCGTCCCCAACGAAATCACCAATGATTGCCGCGTGTTTCTCAACAACGGGCAGGGCGGCTACTCTTCGTTTACCGTTCATCCAATACCCAACGGTTCAAGGCCGAGCACGAATGATTGTGCCGATTTCAACATGGATGGAAACCCTGATGTGGCAGTCGGGAATTCGACCGGCGACAGCGTTACAGTTTTCCTTGGTGATGGGCTTGGTGGATTTCTATCTGTAAGCAACTATCGCGCCGCAGGTGGAATACGCGGACTCTCTGTCGGCGATTTGAACGGAAACGGGTATGCTGATATTGTGACGGCAAATCGCTCAGGAAACAATATTGCTGTTCTGCTCAATAACGGCGACGGAACGTTTGCCCCGAGGACGTTATTCGAAGCAAACGGCAGCGCCGAGACTGCTTGCGCCCTGGCTGATGCAAATGGCGATGGAATTCTTGACCTCTTCGTTGGTGCGTATGCGAGCAGCGAGATTATTCTTCTGCTCGGCAACGGCAACGGCGGCTTCACGTTTTCGAGCAAAGTTCCGGCAGGCGGCAATGGACCGTGGATGATAGCTGTTGGTGATATGAATGGAGACGGCAAGGTGGATGTTGTTTCTGCCAACTCGTCTTCCAACAACTGTTCGATCGTTTTTGGTGATGGATTGGGAGGGCTTTCAGCTGCAGTTGCCTACCCTACGGGGGGATTTCCAATTGCCATTGATGTAGGAGATATTGATGGCGACGGTGATCTGGATTTGGTGACAAGCAACTACTCGGGGCGGAACTGGTCTGTCTTTGAGAACACAGGAAACGGTATTCTTGCAAGCAGAGGAACTCTGCCCGCTGTAATTGCGGGCTCATGCGCAACGCTGCACGACAGAGACAACGACGGTGATCTGGATATGACAGGAATTGATGAAGAGGCCGATCTCATCTTCCTTTTTGAGAATTCTCCGGCCGTTCCGGTTCATGAATCTCCTCTCTTGCCGCCCGCCTTTGCGCTGTTACCCAATTATCCCAATCCATTCAATCCGGAAACAGAGATAACCTTTGAGATGTCCGCGGCTGCATTGGTAAACGTCACCGTGCACGATCTTCGGGGGAGTCAGGTTAGAAATCTTCTCAATGAATCCCGACCCGCAGGCAGATATTCATTGCGTTGGGATGGCAGAAGCGACTCGGGCATTGAGATTGCGGGCGGCATTTATCTGTGTGCAATGACAGCACAATCAATGGATCTTCCTGCTTTCAAGGCTGCCACAAAATTAGTGTTGGTCAGGTGA
- a CDS encoding T9SS type A sorting domain-containing protein: MTSSIFLRFISGKVLSAGISLSVLLADFPVLNAQTPDTLWTRTFGGTNIDIGHAVRQTLDGGYIIAGYTRSFGTANGRNVWLIKVTPSGSEQWNQTYGGNNDDEAYAVQQTTDGGYIIAGYTKSFGMGGSDVFLIKTDSAGTAEWTRTFGGTLDDEAYGVLQTADGGFLVAGATSSFATGGRDAWLIKTNASGDETWSRSLGGLGSDGARSVSATSDSGFILSGWTFSYGPGAVGNAWLVKTNGLGYATWSKAFGGTDVDRAMSARQTSDGGYILTGYTSSSGAGLDDMLLVKTDSAGNEQWTKTFGGTGRDYGHAVQQTSDGGYLIAGYTLSFGSGGDDVWLVRTDSAGILKWSATYGGTASDVAHSLDRTSDGGYIITGHTLSRGAGVHDVWLLRLGAGVTSAGYVPNVGNGFELRQNYPNPFNPTTNIEFRIANREFVSLRVFDVLGREVATLVDEVKNAGTHTVQFDARLRSGNFGGQGSSLSSGVSSKGGYASGVYYYRLTSGNYAATKKLLLIK; encoded by the coding sequence ATGACATCAAGCATTTTCCTGCGCTTCATCTCAGGAAAGGTTTTATCGGCAGGCATTTCCTTGTCGGTTCTTTTGGCGGATTTCCCGGTTCTCAACGCCCAAACTCCTGATACGCTCTGGACACGAACATTCGGCGGAACCAACATCGACATCGGTCATGCGGTCCGGCAAACGCTGGACGGCGGCTACATTATTGCCGGATACACACGCTCGTTTGGAACTGCAAACGGCCGAAACGTGTGGCTCATCAAAGTCACTCCATCGGGCTCCGAGCAATGGAACCAAACCTACGGGGGAAACAATGACGATGAGGCGTACGCTGTGCAGCAAACCACCGACGGGGGATATATCATAGCGGGTTACACAAAGTCCTTCGGGATGGGAGGAAGTGACGTTTTTCTGATCAAGACGGATAGTGCAGGAACGGCGGAATGGACCCGTACATTTGGGGGAACTCTGGATGACGAAGCCTACGGCGTTCTTCAGACAGCGGACGGAGGATTTCTTGTTGCCGGAGCTACATCTTCATTCGCCACGGGCGGCAGAGATGCCTGGCTGATCAAGACGAATGCTTCAGGCGATGAAACATGGAGCCGGAGCCTCGGAGGTCTCGGTTCCGACGGAGCCCGGTCTGTATCCGCCACTTCCGACAGCGGTTTCATCCTTTCAGGATGGACTTTCTCCTACGGTCCGGGTGCCGTAGGAAACGCGTGGCTTGTGAAAACCAACGGACTGGGTTACGCAACCTGGAGCAAGGCCTTCGGCGGAACAGACGTGGACAGAGCCATGAGCGCCCGTCAAACATCGGATGGTGGGTACATCCTGACCGGCTACACCTCTTCCTCGGGAGCCGGACTCGATGACATGCTGCTCGTGAAAACGGATAGCGCAGGAAACGAACAGTGGACAAAAACATTCGGCGGAACGGGCAGAGACTACGGCCATGCCGTGCAGCAAACCTCCGACGGAGGATACCTTATTGCCGGATACACGCTTTCGTTCGGTTCGGGGGGCGATGATGTGTGGCTTGTCAGAACAGATTCCGCGGGCATTTTGAAATGGAGCGCTACCTACGGTGGAACCGCCTCGGATGTCGCGCATTCTCTTGACCGGACTTCTGATGGCGGGTATATCATAACAGGACACACACTTTCGAGAGGTGCCGGTGTTCATGACGTTTGGTTGCTCCGTCTTGGCGCAGGAGTGACATCGGCAGGGTATGTGCCTAACGTCGGGAACGGTTTTGAACTACGCCAGAACTACCCCAACCCGTTCAATCCAACAACGAATATCGAATTCCGAATTGCCAATCGCGAATTTGTTTCTCTGAGAGTGTTCGATGTCTTGGGGCGTGAAGTGGCCACATTGGTTGATGAGGTGAAGAATGCCGGAACGCATACCGTCCAATTCGATGCACGCCTGCGTTCTGGAAACTTCGGCGGGCAGGGCAGCAGTCTCTCAAGCGGCGTGTCCTCCAAAGGCGGATACGCCTCCGGCGTATATTACTACAGGCTCACTTCCGGAAACTATGCTGCAACCAAGAAACTTCTTCTCATCAAGTAA